A genomic window from Parvularcula sp. LCG005 includes:
- a CDS encoding mannitol dehydrogenase family protein — MQRLSTTTLSTLPDKVVRPAFDRTQAIGVVHLGTGAFHRAHQAHYMQALMEAGHDGWMIRGSSLRSGQVAEQLNPQDGLYTILVRDGDREEARICGAIHDVLVAPDNPAALVAALAEENVDLVTLTVTEKGYCVDVASGQLRLSDPDIQHDIANIATPRTAPGFLVAGLMARRERGLAPFTVLSCDNLSHNGERVRTAVLDLAAEIDPALADWISEHGAFPSSMVDRIVPATTEADIEALETHFGYHDAAMVKAEPFTQWVVEDSFAGRRPPLETVGVQMTNDVAGWESVKLRMLNASHSLMCYLGALAGHDYIHEVMAAEGFENVVDTLWDEVEPTLPAIEGFDPKSYRQALKARFSNSALQHRTVQIAMDGSQKIPQRLVAAYLERHRRGLSSPAHALAIAGWMRWQYGTDEQGQPYRVDDPLAEKTAAALEGNRGEAEATVQALTALSAIFDPIMTQDAALQQELSSALKGLLDNGAAATVAHFQSA; from the coding sequence ATGCAAAGACTATCAACGACGACACTCTCAACGCTGCCCGACAAGGTTGTACGCCCTGCTTTTGATCGTACCCAAGCAATCGGTGTCGTGCATCTGGGGACGGGGGCGTTCCACCGGGCGCATCAGGCCCACTACATGCAGGCATTGATGGAGGCCGGTCATGATGGCTGGATGATCCGTGGATCGTCCCTCCGGTCAGGCCAGGTGGCCGAACAGCTGAACCCGCAGGATGGTCTGTATACCATCCTTGTCCGCGACGGCGATCGCGAGGAGGCGCGGATTTGCGGCGCCATTCACGATGTGCTCGTGGCACCGGACAATCCGGCAGCCCTTGTCGCAGCACTAGCAGAGGAAAACGTCGATCTGGTGACGCTGACCGTGACGGAAAAAGGCTACTGCGTAGATGTGGCCAGTGGTCAGTTGCGCCTGTCTGATCCCGATATCCAGCACGATATTGCAAACATCGCGACGCCGCGTACAGCGCCGGGATTTCTGGTTGCGGGCCTCATGGCGCGGCGGGAGAGGGGACTCGCTCCTTTCACCGTATTGTCTTGCGACAACCTCTCGCACAATGGTGAGCGTGTGCGGACGGCCGTTCTCGATCTTGCGGCAGAGATCGACCCGGCGCTCGCGGACTGGATTTCCGAACACGGCGCATTTCCATCGTCCATGGTCGACCGCATTGTACCGGCAACAACCGAGGCGGACATTGAGGCGCTTGAGACCCATTTCGGTTATCACGATGCCGCCATGGTGAAGGCGGAGCCGTTCACTCAGTGGGTGGTCGAGGACAGCTTTGCCGGGCGCCGTCCCCCGCTTGAGACCGTTGGTGTACAGATGACCAACGATGTGGCTGGATGGGAATCGGTGAAACTTCGGATGCTGAATGCCTCCCACTCCTTGATGTGCTATCTCGGTGCATTGGCAGGCCACGACTATATTCATGAGGTGATGGCGGCCGAGGGGTTCGAGAACGTCGTGGACACCCTCTGGGACGAGGTTGAACCGACCCTGCCGGCGATTGAAGGGTTCGACCCCAAATCCTATCGGCAGGCCCTGAAGGCGCGCTTTTCCAACTCGGCACTTCAACACCGCACGGTACAAATCGCGATGGATGGCAGTCAGAAGATTCCGCAACGCCTTGTCGCTGCGTATCTTGAGCGCCATCGCCGGGGCCTGTCATCACCTGCCCATGCGCTCGCCATTGCGGGTTGGATGCGGTGGCAATACGGAACAGATGAACAGGGGCAGCCATACCGTGTCGATGACCCCCTGGCTGAGAAGACGGCTGCGGCCCTTGAAGGGAACAGGGGTGAGGCAGAGGCCACCGTCCAGGCGCTGACAGCGCTCAGCGCCATCTTTGACCCTATCATGACGCAGGATGCTGCGTTGCAGCAAGAACTCTCATCGGCCTTGAAAGGCTTGCTGGACAATGGCGCTGCCGCAACAGTGGCGCATTTCCAAAGCGCGTGA
- a CDS encoding carbohydrate binding domain-containing protein — MKRLVLSALVCLMPLSAHAQDKVSDDEALAILEESLPGTLMNNPLTSAWNSWGDDIKAKIVRAPNAPGESAYQVRVKKAKDQAWKISAVATVEKGVAEGETVLIAFWGRAEKMDPDNGQARVYARLQQAAEPYTGVAERAVNLTSDWQIHYLSGVADQNYKDGSLNMTFQIGDLQQTVEFGQFYVMNLGQGVDPSSLPSGSVTPGQ, encoded by the coding sequence ATGAAACGATTGGTACTGTCGGCGCTGGTGTGCCTGATGCCCCTGTCCGCGCATGCGCAGGACAAGGTGAGCGATGACGAGGCACTAGCCATCCTGGAAGAGTCCCTGCCCGGGACATTGATGAACAACCCGCTGACTTCCGCGTGGAACAGCTGGGGTGACGACATCAAAGCGAAAATCGTTCGTGCACCGAATGCACCGGGCGAGTCGGCCTATCAGGTACGCGTTAAGAAGGCCAAAGATCAGGCTTGGAAAATCTCGGCCGTCGCCACGGTTGAGAAGGGGGTCGCCGAAGGCGAGACCGTTCTGATTGCTTTCTGGGGCCGTGCGGAAAAGATGGACCCGGACAATGGTCAGGCCCGCGTCTATGCGCGTCTGCAGCAGGCGGCTGAACCCTATACCGGTGTGGCTGAGCGCGCGGTCAATCTGACGTCCGACTGGCAGATCCATTATCTGTCAGGTGTGGCCGATCAGAATTACAAAGATGGTTCACTCAACATGACCTTCCAGATTGGCGACCTTCAGCAGACCGTCGAATTTGGCCAGTTCTATGTCATGAACCTTGGGCAGGGGGTGGATCCGTCCAGCCTGCCAAGCGGCAGTGTGACCCCGGGCCAATAA
- a CDS encoding LacI family DNA-binding transcriptional regulator, translated as MNEIQACSMSRRQQITIKEVAAHAGVSQMTVSRVLNRASMVREETREKVEAAIKALNYRPNLMARGLAAGKALSIGLIYNNPSHGYLGELLIGAMKSCREAGHHLMVEDLYSEHEALEPTELAERLFDMGLDGVIIAPPLSHNHDVIKALRDWDVSFVLIAPGDIAGNDPTVTIDDAAAAQSMTQYLIDRGYRDIGFIIGPTNQTASGDRYDGFRKAMLENDIAIDDNLIAKGAFTYRSGMVAAQRLLSLPKRPAAIFASNDDMAAGAIAAAHSMGLKVPGDLAIVGFDDTPIANAIWPQLTTVRQPIADMAHRAVSMLSERILGEQSSMPDEMVLPVSIVERESVS; from the coding sequence TTGAACGAAATTCAGGCCTGTTCCATGTCACGACGCCAGCAGATCACGATCAAGGAAGTCGCCGCCCATGCAGGGGTGTCGCAGATGACCGTGTCTCGTGTTCTGAACAGGGCGTCGATGGTGCGCGAGGAAACCCGCGAAAAAGTTGAGGCGGCGATCAAGGCCCTCAACTATCGCCCTAATCTGATGGCACGCGGGCTTGCCGCCGGTAAGGCCCTTTCAATTGGACTGATCTATAACAACCCCAGCCACGGCTATCTGGGCGAGCTGCTGATCGGCGCCATGAAAAGCTGCCGTGAAGCCGGGCACCATCTGATGGTCGAAGACCTTTATTCAGAACACGAAGCACTGGAACCGACCGAGCTGGCCGAACGCCTGTTCGATATGGGTCTCGACGGCGTCATTATCGCGCCGCCCCTGTCCCACAATCATGATGTGATCAAGGCACTGCGCGACTGGGACGTATCGTTTGTCCTGATCGCCCCCGGTGATATTGCCGGCAATGATCCGACCGTGACGATCGATGATGCGGCCGCAGCCCAGTCCATGACACAATATCTGATTGATCGCGGCTATCGGGATATCGGTTTCATCATTGGACCAACCAACCAGACCGCCAGTGGCGATCGCTATGACGGGTTCCGCAAGGCGATGTTGGAAAATGACATTGCGATCGACGACAACCTGATTGCCAAGGGTGCCTTTACCTATCGTTCCGGCATGGTCGCCGCCCAGCGGCTTCTCAGCCTGCCAAAGCGGCCTGCGGCCATATTTGCCAGCAATGATGACATGGCGGCCGGGGCCATCGCTGCCGCCCATTCAATGGGTCTGAAAGTGCCGGGTGATCTGGCCATTGTCGGCTTTGATGATACACCCATTGCCAACGCCATCTGGCCCCAGCTTACCACCGTTCGTCAGCCGATTGCCGATATGGCCCATCGTGCTGTCAGTATGCTGAGTGAAAGAATATTGGGCGAGCAGTCTTCCATGCCCGACGAAATGGTCCTGCCGGTATCGATCGTTGAGCGGGAATCTGTTTCCTGA
- the xylA gene encoding xylose isomerase, translated as MKDFFAGVDPIKFEGPETSNPLAFRYYDKNQKVLGKTMEEHLRPSICYWHTFCWDGFDVFGGGTFNRPWHQLSGQEMADAKLDIAFEFFTKMDFPYFCFHDVDVMAPAATMKEHVENFAVIVDKIEEKMGETGKKLLWGTANVFSNPRYMAGASTNPDPEVFACAATQVRHAMDATNRLGGENYVFWGGREGYDTLLNTKVDREMDQLARLLTLAVEHKHKIGFKGTLLIEPKPHEPTKHQYDRDTATVYGFLKKHGLENEIAVNIETNHATLAGNAMDHEVAMAYALGIFGSIDANRGDPQNGWDTDQFWNDQAEITRTMIHMLRNGGFTTGGMNFDSKVRRQSIDAADLFHGHIGGIDALARGLLSAAKIIEDGKMDEFLNERYAGWDKDLGQWIMNTASLEDISERTVKDNLDPKPKSGRQEYMENIITYAV; from the coding sequence ATGAAAGATTTCTTCGCCGGCGTTGACCCCATCAAATTCGAGGGTCCTGAAACCAGCAATCCGCTGGCCTTCCGGTATTACGACAAGAACCAGAAAGTCCTTGGCAAGACGATGGAAGAGCATCTGCGCCCTTCGATCTGCTACTGGCACACCTTCTGCTGGGACGGTTTTGACGTCTTCGGCGGCGGCACCTTTAATCGTCCGTGGCACCAGCTGTCAGGCCAGGAAATGGCCGACGCCAAACTCGACATCGCCTTCGAGTTCTTCACGAAAATGGACTTCCCCTATTTCTGTTTCCACGACGTGGACGTGATGGCGCCAGCCGCCACCATGAAAGAGCATGTCGAGAACTTCGCGGTCATCGTCGACAAGATCGAAGAGAAAATGGGCGAAACCGGCAAGAAGCTCCTCTGGGGTACGGCCAACGTGTTCTCGAACCCACGCTACATGGCGGGCGCGTCGACCAACCCTGATCCGGAAGTCTTCGCCTGTGCGGCGACGCAGGTTCGCCATGCGATGGACGCGACGAACCGTCTGGGCGGTGAGAACTATGTGTTCTGGGGCGGCCGTGAAGGCTATGACACCCTTCTCAACACCAAGGTCGACCGTGAGATGGACCAGCTGGCCCGCCTCCTGACCCTTGCTGTCGAGCACAAGCACAAGATCGGCTTCAAGGGCACGCTGCTGATCGAGCCCAAGCCGCACGAGCCAACCAAGCACCAGTATGACCGCGATACAGCCACGGTCTACGGCTTCCTCAAGAAGCACGGCCTCGAAAACGAGATCGCGGTCAATATCGAGACCAACCACGCGACCCTCGCCGGTAACGCCATGGATCACGAAGTTGCCATGGCCTATGCGCTGGGTATCTTCGGTTCGATCGACGCCAACCGCGGCGATCCACAAAACGGTTGGGATACAGACCAGTTCTGGAACGATCAGGCCGAAATTACCCGCACCATGATCCACATGCTGCGCAATGGCGGCTTCACCACCGGCGGGATGAACTTTGACTCCAAAGTCCGTCGTCAGAGCATTGACGCTGCCGACCTGTTCCATGGCCATATTGGCGGTATCGACGCCTTGGCTCGCGGGCTTCTGTCCGCCGCCAAGATCATCGAAGATGGCAAGATGGATGAGTTCCTGAACGAGCGTTATGCCGGTTGGGACAAAGATCTGGGCCAGTGGATCATGAACACTGCATCACTGGAAGATATTTCAGAACGCACGGTGAAGGATAATCTTGATCCGAAGCCGAAGTCTGGTCGTCAGGAATACATGGAAAATATCATCACTTACGCCGTCTGA
- the xylB gene encoding xylulokinase — translation MFLGIDIGTSSVKAVVTNADGDVIDQATAPLPISRPQALWSEQDPADWWDATNKAVKALSPDRRKKVEAIGLSGQMHGATLLDANDKPLRPAILWNDGRSAAECAELEKIEPRSREITGNLAMPGFTAPKLLWVRNHEPDIFAKTAKVLLPKDYVRLLMTGNYASDMSDSAGTLWLDVAKRQWSPEMLAATGLTESHMPELFEGSEATGQLLETIANDWGVPVVPVAGGGGDNAAGAVGVGVTAPGEAFLSLGTSGVLFLSGEAFMPNPAEAVHAFCHALPDTWHQMTVMLSAASCIDWAAQMTNTPDAGTLIAAAEKRNRLDGEEIFLPYLSGERTPHNNPYARGVLFGLNHDSDTAAIAQAVMEGVAFGFAQGLDALVNGGGSVGTITVIGGGARSSYWGRILAAALQRPLTYRRDAAVGPAYGAAKLAQLCTGTGDPAAILAAPPVLETIEPDPKDVAILAPKRERFREIYQNLKSTFPQGA, via the coding sequence GTGTTTCTCGGAATTGATATTGGGACATCCAGCGTCAAAGCGGTTGTGACCAACGCCGATGGCGACGTCATCGACCAGGCAACAGCGCCGCTGCCGATTTCCCGTCCCCAGGCCTTGTGGTCCGAACAGGACCCGGCCGACTGGTGGGACGCCACGAACAAGGCCGTGAAGGCCCTGTCACCCGATCGGCGCAAGAAGGTCGAAGCCATTGGCCTGTCCGGCCAGATGCACGGGGCGACCCTGCTCGACGCCAATGACAAGCCCCTGCGCCCGGCCATTCTGTGGAATGACGGCCGGTCAGCAGCGGAATGTGCCGAGCTGGAAAAGATCGAACCGCGCAGTCGCGAGATCACCGGCAACCTCGCCATGCCGGGCTTTACCGCGCCCAAGCTGTTGTGGGTTCGCAATCATGAACCCGATATTTTCGCCAAGACGGCGAAGGTCCTGCTCCCGAAAGACTATGTCCGCCTTCTGATGACCGGCAACTATGCCAGCGACATGTCCGATTCAGCCGGCACGCTCTGGCTTGATGTGGCCAAGCGCCAGTGGTCGCCGGAAATGCTCGCCGCGACTGGCCTCACAGAAAGCCACATGCCCGAACTGTTCGAAGGGTCAGAGGCAACGGGCCAATTGCTCGAAACCATTGCCAATGATTGGGGCGTTCCTGTGGTCCCTGTCGCTGGCGGCGGCGGTGACAATGCGGCCGGTGCCGTCGGCGTGGGCGTTACGGCGCCGGGCGAGGCGTTTCTTTCGCTTGGCACGTCGGGCGTCCTGTTCCTGTCCGGTGAGGCGTTCATGCCCAACCCGGCCGAGGCTGTGCATGCCTTCTGTCACGCTCTCCCCGATACATGGCACCAGATGACGGTGATGCTGTCTGCAGCATCCTGTATCGACTGGGCCGCGCAGATGACCAACACACCCGATGCCGGGACATTGATTGCCGCGGCCGAAAAGCGGAACCGTCTGGACGGGGAGGAAATCTTCCTGCCCTATCTGTCCGGTGAACGCACCCCGCACAATAATCCGTATGCACGCGGTGTATTGTTCGGCCTGAACCATGACAGTGACACGGCCGCCATCGCCCAAGCGGTGATGGAAGGCGTTGCCTTTGGCTTTGCCCAGGGCCTCGATGCCCTCGTCAATGGCGGCGGCAGTGTGGGTACGATCACCGTTATCGGCGGCGGCGCCCGATCTTCCTATTGGGGACGGATCCTGGCGGCTGCTCTGCAACGCCCTCTCACCTACCGTCGGGATGCCGCTGTCGGCCCCGCCTATGGTGCTGCGAAACTCGCCCAGCTGTGCACAGGCACGGGCGATCCTGCGGCCATTCTGGCCGCCCCGCCCGTTCTCGAAACGATCGAACCGGATCCAAAGGATGTCGCCATCCTGGCCCCGAAACGCGAGCGTTTCCGTGAAATCTACCAGAATCTCAAATCGACCTTTCCGCAAGGAGCCTGA
- a CDS encoding endo-1,4-beta-xylanase, with the protein MAQFSRRGFVTLLGSTALVACTGKSGAEASAEGAVSGQPSLASLAKAKNIKFGSAMAAGQLNNDRYTDIIKRECGIIVAENENKIYVINPQPDVMNFAPGDALVDFAKANDLGMRGHTLIWHHPQWLPKWINEKDWGSAANAEAYLNQYVSAVASRYEPFYSSWDVVNETIDPATGELRETSFSRAMGPEVIDYCFHVAREAAPSAKLAYNDYMDWAPASDKHRAGVLRLVERLVKSGAPIDAVGLQSHSNEDAPAGYTKERARIWKSFCDEIVGMGLDLYITEFDVDDSRMEADITARDTEIAAYTKDYLDLMLSYPQTKDLLIWGMVDSENWLQGFQPREDGLPKRPTVYDADYQPKPMRDAIAAALKAAPQRDAG; encoded by the coding sequence ATGGCACAATTTTCACGCCGGGGGTTTGTCACCCTCTTGGGCTCAACAGCGCTTGTCGCCTGCACCGGTAAGTCAGGTGCGGAGGCGTCAGCCGAAGGTGCCGTTTCCGGCCAGCCTTCCCTCGCCAGTCTGGCCAAGGCGAAGAACATCAAATTCGGCTCCGCGATGGCCGCCGGTCAGCTCAACAATGATCGCTATACGGACATCATCAAGCGTGAATGCGGCATCATCGTCGCCGAGAACGAGAACAAGATCTACGTCATCAATCCTCAGCCTGATGTGATGAACTTCGCCCCCGGTGACGCCCTTGTGGATTTTGCCAAGGCGAATGATCTGGGCATGCGCGGCCACACGCTCATCTGGCATCATCCCCAATGGCTGCCCAAGTGGATCAACGAAAAAGACTGGGGCTCGGCGGCGAATGCCGAGGCTTATCTGAACCAGTATGTCAGTGCAGTGGCGAGCCGGTATGAGCCATTCTACAGCTCCTGGGACGTCGTCAACGAGACGATTGACCCTGCCACGGGCGAGCTGCGCGAGACGTCATTCTCTCGCGCCATGGGCCCTGAAGTGATCGATTATTGCTTCCACGTGGCACGCGAAGCGGCCCCATCGGCGAAGCTTGCCTATAACGACTACATGGACTGGGCCCCTGCCAGCGATAAGCATCGCGCAGGTGTCCTGCGGCTTGTCGAGCGCTTGGTGAAATCCGGTGCACCGATCGACGCGGTCGGCCTGCAGAGCCATTCCAACGAAGACGCCCCCGCTGGCTATACCAAGGAGCGGGCGCGGATCTGGAAATCGTTCTGCGATGAAATCGTTGGAATGGGACTGGACCTTTACATTACCGAGTTCGACGTCGATGACAGCCGCATGGAAGCCGACATCACTGCCCGCGACACAGAAATCGCAGCGTATACAAAAGATTATCTCGACCTCATGCTGAGCTATCCGCAGACCAAGGATCTTCTGATCTGGGGCATGGTTGACAGCGAGAACTGGCTGCAGGGCTTCCAGCCCCGCGAAGATGGGCTGCCCAAGCGGCCGACCGTCTATGACGCGGATTACCAGCCCAAGCCGATGCGTGACGCGATTGCCGCCGCGCTGAAAGCTGCGCCCCAGCGGGATGCAGGCTAG
- a CDS encoding glycoside hydrolase family 43 protein — protein MAEASAPAVPTARFSNFIYEGRDPVFAANKPEADEYQNPILAGFYPDPSLTRAGSDYYLVNSTFAYYPGIPVLHSTDLINWTQIGNVIDRPDMLDFDGLGLSRGVFAPTIEYHEGTFYVANTCVDCGGNFIVTATDPAGPWSDPIWLPEVGGIDPSVFFDEDGKVYVMNNDAPPGEPLYEGHRAIWLREVDPKTFQSIAEPTLLINGGVRIEEKPVWIEGPHIYKIGDWYYLSAAEGGTAVNHSQVVLRADNVLGPYEAYEGNPIMTQRHLPADRENPITSVGHADIAQDDAGNWWATFLGVRPYEGDYYNTGRETFLMPVRWEDGWPLIVTGDEEVKYKAQRPELPLSSRSNVPLNGNFTLTEDFSSGELPPHWMTLRVPKEQWYDFADGDVIITARADRLGEGGQPSLIARRQQHIYATATTTVTFNPVQSGDEAGLAVLQSDDYFYALGLNSMGDGTFAVTVRQKAGAEENPYGEVVAEQSVDMSSGEPLDLRITADGDAYDFFYRLPDGEWQMLLDDADGKILSTRTAGGFVGATFGLYAETSE, from the coding sequence ATGGCTGAGGCCTCGGCGCCAGCCGTCCCAACGGCGCGGTTCAGTAATTTCATCTACGAGGGACGTGATCCTGTTTTCGCGGCCAACAAGCCCGAAGCGGACGAGTACCAGAACCCGATTCTGGCCGGTTTCTATCCGGACCCCAGCCTGACACGTGCCGGCTCGGATTATTATCTCGTCAACTCAACATTTGCCTATTATCCCGGCATCCCGGTTCTTCATTCGACGGACCTGATTAACTGGACGCAGATCGGCAACGTCATCGACCGTCCCGACATGCTGGATTTTGACGGCCTCGGTCTCTCGCGCGGCGTCTTCGCGCCGACCATCGAGTATCATGAGGGGACATTCTATGTCGCCAACACGTGCGTCGATTGCGGCGGCAACTTCATCGTAACGGCGACTGATCCTGCAGGGCCCTGGTCTGATCCGATCTGGCTGCCGGAAGTCGGTGGGATCGATCCCTCCGTTTTCTTCGACGAGGACGGCAAGGTGTATGTCATGAACAATGACGCGCCTCCGGGTGAGCCTCTTTATGAAGGCCATCGCGCGATCTGGCTGCGCGAGGTTGATCCCAAGACGTTTCAGTCCATTGCCGAGCCGACCCTGCTCATCAATGGTGGTGTGCGGATCGAGGAGAAGCCGGTCTGGATTGAGGGACCGCACATCTACAAGATCGGCGACTGGTATTATCTCAGTGCCGCCGAAGGCGGCACGGCCGTCAATCACAGCCAGGTCGTGCTGCGGGCCGATAATGTCCTTGGGCCTTACGAGGCTTATGAAGGCAACCCGATCATGACACAGCGCCACCTGCCGGCGGACCGGGAGAATCCCATCACCTCTGTTGGTCATGCGGATATCGCCCAGGACGATGCGGGGAACTGGTGGGCGACATTCCTCGGCGTGCGTCCCTATGAAGGGGATTATTACAACACGGGGCGGGAAACATTCCTGATGCCTGTGCGGTGGGAAGATGGCTGGCCGCTGATCGTGACCGGCGATGAAGAGGTGAAGTACAAGGCCCAGCGGCCTGAGCTGCCCCTGTCGAGCCGGTCAAATGTGCCGCTCAATGGAAATTTCACGCTGACCGAAGACTTCTCCAGCGGCGAGTTGCCGCCGCACTGGATGACGCTTCGCGTGCCCAAGGAGCAGTGGTACGATTTTGCCGATGGAGACGTGATCATCACGGCCCGCGCTGACCGGCTGGGCGAGGGCGGCCAGCCCTCGCTGATCGCCCGCCGGCAACAGCATATTTATGCAACGGCCACGACCACGGTGACGTTCAATCCCGTGCAGTCCGGTGATGAGGCCGGTCTCGCGGTCCTGCAGAGCGACGACTACTTCTACGCCCTCGGCCTGAACAGTATGGGGGATGGCACCTTCGCGGTGACGGTACGCCAGAAAGCGGGCGCGGAGGAAAACCCTTATGGCGAGGTCGTTGCCGAACAGTCGGTGGACATGTCGTCGGGCGAGCCGCTGGATCTGCGTATCACGGCTGATGGAGATGCGTATGACTTCTTCTACCGTTTGCCAGATGGCGAGTGGCAGATGCTGCTTGACGATGCTGACGGCAAGATCCTGTCGACCCGGACGGCTGGCGGCTTCGTCGGCGCGACGTTCGGTTTGTACGCCGAAACCAGCGAGTAA
- a CDS encoding VOC family protein yields the protein MTPFIQRIHHVAYRCKDARETVEFYGRVLDMDFQLAIAEDHVPSTGAYDPYMHVFLDAGSGNVLAFFELPEQPEMSRDGNTPDWVQHIAFEVSSLDDLERVKAKAEAEGLDVVGPTNHGIFKSIYFFDPNGHRLELACNTSTPEQLAELKRVAPMMLEEWSQTKKAPRHAAWLHEKIAAETENS from the coding sequence ATGACACCCTTTATTCAACGCATCCACCACGTGGCCTATCGCTGCAAGGACGCTCGCGAGACCGTCGAATTTTATGGTCGTGTTCTCGACATGGATTTTCAGCTCGCCATCGCTGAAGACCATGTCCCGTCGACGGGCGCCTACGACCCTTACATGCACGTCTTTCTCGATGCGGGGTCAGGTAACGTGCTGGCTTTCTTTGAATTGCCTGAACAGCCGGAGATGAGCCGGGACGGTAATACGCCGGACTGGGTCCAGCATATCGCGTTTGAGGTCAGCTCGCTGGATGATCTGGAACGGGTCAAGGCCAAGGCCGAGGCGGAAGGCCTGGACGTGGTCGGACCGACCAATCACGGCATCTTCAAGTCGATCTATTTCTTCGATCCAAACGGCCACCGATTGGAACTGGCCTGCAATACCTCTACCCCTGAACAGTTGGCTGAGCTCAAGCGCGTTGCCCCGATGATGCTTGAAGAATGGTCCCAAACCAAAAAAGCACCGCGCCACGCAGCGTGGCTGCATGAAAAAATCGCGGCGGAAACGGAAAACTCATGA
- a CDS encoding fumarylacetoacetate hydrolase family protein, with protein sequence MKLATLKNGTRDGMLVVVSRDLTTYADAREIAPTLQAALDNWDTVRSKLSALAAKVEEDRVGVSPFDEADCESPLPRAYQWADGSAYINHVELVRKARGAEVPESFYTDPLMYQGGSDGFLPPHGTIPLADEAWGCDMEGEIAVITGDVPMGVSAEEAGKYIRLVMLCNDVSLRGLIPGELAKGFGFFQSKPPTAFSPLAVTPDELGAAWSNYLVHHPLCVDYNGEPFGRAEAGQDATFSLAQLVAHAAKTRPLGAGTIIGSGTVSNKDPDGSPGRPVKDGGRGYSCIAEIRMIETINTGEASTPFMRVGDTVRVEMFDEDGASIFGSIDQTVVSA encoded by the coding sequence ATGAAACTCGCAACACTGAAAAACGGGACGCGCGACGGGATGCTCGTCGTCGTGTCCCGCGATCTGACCACCTATGCCGATGCGCGTGAGATCGCGCCGACCCTTCAGGCAGCGCTCGATAACTGGGATACGGTCAGGTCAAAACTGAGCGCGCTCGCCGCGAAGGTCGAGGAAGACCGGGTGGGTGTCAGCCCCTTCGACGAAGCTGATTGCGAAAGCCCGCTGCCCCGCGCCTATCAGTGGGCGGACGGGTCCGCTTATATCAATCACGTCGAACTGGTCCGCAAAGCGCGTGGCGCGGAAGTGCCCGAGAGTTTCTACACTGACCCCCTGATGTATCAGGGGGGATCGGACGGCTTTTTGCCGCCCCATGGTACAATCCCGCTCGCCGACGAGGCCTGGGGCTGCGATATGGAAGGGGAGATCGCCGTCATCACGGGTGATGTCCCCATGGGCGTCTCAGCGGAAGAGGCAGGCAAGTACATTCGCCTCGTCATGCTGTGCAATGACGTTTCACTTCGTGGCCTGATCCCCGGTGAGTTGGCCAAGGGCTTTGGTTTCTTTCAGTCCAAGCCGCCGACGGCCTTTTCACCGCTTGCGGTGACACCCGATGAGCTGGGCGCAGCCTGGTCAAACTATCTCGTCCATCATCCACTCTGTGTCGATTACAATGGCGAGCCATTCGGACGTGCAGAGGCAGGCCAAGATGCGACCTTCTCGCTGGCGCAGCTGGTGGCGCATGCGGCGAAGACGAGACCCCTGGGCGCCGGGACCATCATCGGCTCCGGTACGGTCTCCAACAAGGATCCTGACGGCTCCCCCGGGCGCCCCGTCAAAGACGGCGGTCGCGGCTATTCCTGCATCGCAGAAATTCGCATGATTGAAACGATCAATACTGGTGAAGCCTCAACACCTTTCATGCGGGTGGGGGACACGGTGCGCGTTGAAATGTTTGATGAAGATGGCGCGTCCATCTTTGGCTCGATCGATCAGACCGTCGTTTCGGCATGA
- the ppa gene encoding inorganic diphosphatase produces MDISKIPAGKDLPGDINVIVEVPLGGEPIKYEVDKDSGAMFVDRFLYTSMRYPCNYGFIPHTLSGDGDPCDVMVLGQRPLFPGAVVRARPIGVLLMEDEAGVDEKILAAPHPKLTRYYDNIHTYEDVQPILLERIWHFFNHYKDLEPNKWVKVIEWQGKEAAERLILEGIENAKKK; encoded by the coding sequence ATGGATATTTCCAAGATTCCCGCAGGCAAAGACCTGCCGGGTGATATCAACGTGATCGTCGAGGTGCCGCTTGGCGGCGAGCCGATCAAATACGAAGTCGACAAGGATTCCGGGGCCATGTTCGTGGACCGTTTCCTTTACACCTCAATGCGTTATCCGTGCAATTACGGCTTCATCCCGCACACCCTGTCCGGCGATGGCGACCCTTGCGATGTGATGGTTCTTGGACAGCGTCCGCTGTTCCCGGGGGCTGTAGTTCGCGCGCGGCCGATTGGCGTCCTGCTGATGGAAGACGAAGCCGGCGTGGATGAAAAAATTCTCGCGGCACCTCACCCGAAGCTCACGCGATATTACGACAACATCCATACCTACGAAGATGTGCAGCCCATTCTGCTCGAGCGGATCTGGCATTTCTTCAACCACTACAAAGACCTTGAGCCCAATAAATGGGTCAAGGTCATTGAGTGGCAGGGCAAGGAAGCCGCTGAGCGACTGATCCTTGAAGGCATTGAAAACGCCAAGAAAAAGTAA